AGATGCAGCTAAAGAGATCATGAAGACACATGATCTGAAATTTGCAGACAGGCCTGATTCCAGCGTCAACAGGCGGCTGCTCTACAACTGTAAGGACATATCGGTGTCGCCGTACGGCGAATACTGGCGGCAGTTGAAAAGCATCTGCGTGCTTCAGCTTCTCAGCAACAAAAGGGTTCAGTCTTTTCATTTCATAAGGGAGGAAGAAACTGGAATCATGGTGAGAAAGATAAGAGATTCTTCATGTGGTGTGGTCAATTTGAGTGGGATGTTCGCTGGGATAACTAATGATATCGTGTGTAGATCAGCTTTTGGTAGGAAGTACAGTGACGGGGAAAAAGGGAAGAGATTCTTGAtgcttttaaaagaatttttggAGGTTTTGGAGGGTAATACCGTTGGGAATTTCATTCCATGGCTTTCATGGGTCGATTGGATTAATGGGTTCGAATCGAGAGTGAAGAAAGTTGCCAAAGAAATGGATGATTTCCTGGAAGCAGTGATTCAAGAACGCTTGAAAAAGGGCCAGGAAATAATTAGTGGTGCTGGAGATAACTTCGTCGATATTTTGCTTGGGATTTTAATGGATAATAATACTACCGGAGTTTCCATTGACAGAGAGAGTATCAAAGCTATACTCTTGGTAATTTTCCAATTCTCGATCAAGTTTGTTTGggttcataaattttttaaatgttgatTTTAGATGTAAATTTAGTGTTGAAGTAAACGCAAATCCAAAGATAAAAGTTTCCTTGAATGACTTAACTATAAACTAAATGTTTAAAGCAAATATactgcttctttttttttgttattctcAGGATGTTTTTGCTGCCGGGACCGATACAACTGCGACGGTTCTAGAATGGGCTATGACAGAGCTCCTACGACACCCTGCAGTCATGAAGAAACTGCAAGATGAAGTAAGAGGGATCCTTAAAGAAAGAGAACAAATAACAGATGATGACTTGGAGAAAATGCATTTTTTGAAAGCTGTGATCAAAGAAACTCTTCGTTTCCACGCTCCAATCCCCATGCTCGTGCCACGTATCGCTCGCGAAGATGTGGAGATAAAGGGATACGACGTTATGAGCGGGACGATGGTGATGATTAACGCTTGGGCCATCGGTAGAGATCCCGATAGTTGGGACGAACCCGAAAAGTTTAAGCCAGATAGATTCTTGAATTCTGCAATAGATTTCAAGGGCACGGATTTCAAGTTGATCCCGTTCGGAGCTGGTAGGAGGGGTTGTCCAGGGATTTCATTTGCCATGGCTACTAATGAGTTTGTGTTGGCAAACATTGTCCATAAATTTGACTGGGAATTAGCTAATGGAGTTGTTGGGATGGATTTGGAGATGACTGAAAAACCTGGGATTGCCGTTGGTAGAGCTACTCCTCTCCTCGCAGTTGCAACTCAACGTGTGGTTGAGTGAAGTAGTTATCCTCATAAATAAATGTAGCtcacaaatttataat
This window of the Primulina huaijiensis isolate GDHJ02 chromosome 3, ASM1229523v2, whole genome shotgun sequence genome carries:
- the LOC140972924 gene encoding cytochrome P450 71A8-like, with product MYEIFASHFFIFQSALFSLLFIVLSFFVGNHWFRKTVGKKWNLPPSPSRLPILGNLHLLGKLPHRNLQSLAKKHGPLMFLHLGSVPTLVVSSADAAKEIMKTHDLKFADRPDSSVNRRLLYNCKDISVSPYGEYWRQLKSICVLQLLSNKRVQSFHFIREEETGIMVRKIRDSSCGVVNLSGMFAGITNDIVCRSAFGRKYSDGEKGKRFLMLLKEFLEVLEGNTVGNFIPWLSWVDWINGFESRVKKVAKEMDDFLEAVIQERLKKGQEIISGAGDNFVDILLGILMDNNTTGVSIDRESIKAILLDVFAAGTDTTATVLEWAMTELLRHPAVMKKLQDEVRGILKEREQITDDDLEKMHFLKAVIKETLRFHAPIPMLVPRIAREDVEIKGYDVMSGTMVMINAWAIGRDPDSWDEPEKFKPDRFLNSAIDFKGTDFKLIPFGAGRRGCPGISFAMATNEFVLANIVHKFDWELANGVVGMDLEMTEKPGIAVGRATPLLAVATQRVVE